The window GCAATGCCGATTGGTTCGTCGACAAGGCGGTCCAGCTAGCCGTCTTCGTCGGTGGCATCTCGGCCATCGTATTCATCTTCGGCATCTTCGTCTTCATTGCCCGCGAAGGCCTGGATTTCGTGCTCGGGATGGACGCGAAAAACTTCTTCACGTCTCCGCGGTGGACTCCCACCTCCAACTTCAACCCGACCTACGGCGCCTTCGCGTTGATCATCGGAACCGCGAGCGTGACCGGCATGGCCATGTTGGTGGCCATCCCTTTCTCCCTCGGGGCGGCCATCTATATTGGAGAGTTCGCGCGGGGGAAGACCCGCGAGACGCTGAAAGTCCTCGTCGAGCTCCTGGCGGCCATCCCGTCGGTAGTCTGGGGCTTCATCGGGCTCAGCATCATGAACTCGGTCATCATTCGACTTTTCCACGTCCCCGTGGGCTTGAATATCTTGAACGCCGGTCTGATTCTCGGGCTCATGGCGGCACCGATCATGACGACGATCGCCGAAGACGCGCTCAAGGCGGTGCCCGATACCTACCGGGAAGCCGCCGAAGCCATGGGTGCGACGCGCTGGCAAGTCACGTGGAACGTCGTTCTGCCCGCCGCCAAGAACGGCCTCGTCGCCGCCGTCCTTCTGGGCGTCGGGCGCGGATTCGGCGAGACGATGGCGGTCCTCATGGCGAGCGGGCACTCCATCAATGTGCCCGGGAGCATTTTCGACTCGGTTCGAGCTCTCACCGCCACGATTGCCGCCGAGCTCGGCGAGACGTCCGTGGGGTCGGACCATTATCGAGCGCTCTTCACCCTGGGTATCCTGCTGTTCGTCGTCACCTTCGTCATCAACTTGACCGCGGACCTGATCGTTCGAGGCCCCCGGAAGAGGTGAAATCGATGTTTGCCGCCACCGAGCTCGACTTTCGCAATCACCGAGTGCAACGGCTGGCCCGCATCCTCTTCCTCGTCATGACGGTGTTTCTCATCGTGCCCGTGGTGCTGGTGCTCGGGATTCTGGTTTTCCGCGGCAGCCCGGCGATCTCGATGTCGTTCCTCTTCACCAATCCCACGCAGGGCATGACGGCGGGCGGGGTCTTTCCGGCGCTCCTTGGCACGATCTTTCTCGTGACGATGGCGCTGGTGTTCTCGGTGCCGCTCGGGGTGGCCGCCGCCATCTATCTGAGCGAGTACGCGCCCGACAACTGGCTGACACGTCTCATCAACCTGGCCATCATCAACCTGGCGGGTGTCCCGTCCATCGTACACGCCTTGTTCGGCCTGGGTGCCTTCGTCCTGTTCTTCCGCTTCGGGACCTCGATCCTGGCGGCCAGCCTGACGCTCGCCATCATGACGCTGCCCGTCGTGATCGTTGCCACGCGGGAATCTCTTCAAGCCGTTCCTCGTTCCTTCCGCGAAGCCTGCTGGAGCATGGGTGCTACACGCTGGCAGACGATCCGCCGCGTGGTTCTCCCGAATGCGGTGAGCGGCATCCTGACCGGAGTCATCCTCGAGGTGTCTCGAACCGCGGGAGAGACGGCGCCGATCATGTTCACCGGCGCGGCGTTCTTCCTTCCTTTCCTGCCCCAGAGTGTTTTCGACCAGACGATGGCGCTTTCGCTCCACCTCTACGTCATTTCGACGCAGGTTCCGGGCGTGCCCGACGAGCTCCCTTATGGCGTCGCTCTGCTGCTCATCGGGATCGTATTGGCCATGAACTCGATTTCCGTCGCCTTCCGAGTCTATCTGAGGGGGAAGAAGAAATGGTGACCGAGGCGGCTCCTCGCGCCGCGGAATCCGTCTCCGCGGTGGAGGCGGGCGAGAACGTCCTGGAAATCGAGAATCTATCGATCCGCTACGACAGCCGTCCGGCGCTGACCGGGGTGAGCTTCGCCGTCAAGGAGCACGAGATCTTCGGCATCATCGGTCCTGCCAACAGCGGAAAGACCTCGCTTCTCAAAGCCATCAATCGTATGGACCTCTTCACCAGCTCGATGCATGTGAGTGGAAGCGTCCGGTTTCAAGGGCGCGACGTCCGCCGCTGGCGCAACGTCTACGCTCTGCGGAAACGTGTGGGGGTGG is drawn from Vicinamibacteria bacterium and contains these coding sequences:
- the pstC gene encoding phosphate ABC transporter permease subunit PstC, coding for MASRTSAPAVRWEATDQRNADWFVDKAVQLAVFVGGISAIVFIFGIFVFIAREGLDFVLGMDAKNFFTSPRWTPTSNFNPTYGAFALIIGTASVTGMAMLVAIPFSLGAAIYIGEFARGKTRETLKVLVELLAAIPSVVWGFIGLSIMNSVIIRLFHVPVGLNILNAGLILGLMAAPIMTTIAEDALKAVPDTYREAAEAMGATRWQVTWNVVLPAAKNGLVAAVLLGVGRGFGETMAVLMASGHSINVPGSIFDSVRALTATIAAELGETSVGSDHYRALFTLGILLFVVTFVINLTADLIVRGPRKR
- the pstA gene encoding phosphate ABC transporter permease PstA — translated: MFAATELDFRNHRVQRLARILFLVMTVFLIVPVVLVLGILVFRGSPAISMSFLFTNPTQGMTAGGVFPALLGTIFLVTMALVFSVPLGVAAAIYLSEYAPDNWLTRLINLAIINLAGVPSIVHALFGLGAFVLFFRFGTSILAASLTLAIMTLPVVIVATRESLQAVPRSFREACWSMGATRWQTIRRVVLPNAVSGILTGVILEVSRTAGETAPIMFTGAAFFLPFLPQSVFDQTMALSLHLYVISTQVPGVPDELPYGVALLLIGIVLAMNSISVAFRVYLRGKKKW